Sequence from the Amaranthus tricolor cultivar Red isolate AtriRed21 chromosome 1, ASM2621246v1, whole genome shotgun sequence genome:
AAAGAGTAGCATATCGTCTGCAAACCATAGATTATTCAGTCTGAGAGATTTGCATCTTGggtgaaatttaaatccagggATATTGGCAGCTTGTTGAAGAATTCTAGTTCCATATTCCATACAGAGGGTGAACAAAAGAGGGGAGAGCGGGTCACCTTGTCTGAGGCCTCTTTTTGGTAGAATAAGAGGAGTCGGATTACCATTGATGAGTAAAGAGTAGGCAGGAGTGGTAATGCATGTCATCACCATCTCAATGAAGTGAGTAGGAAAGCCTAGATGGGTGAGCATGTCTTCAATAAAGCTCCACTCAACCGTATCATAAGCCTTGGTAATGTCAAGCTTCATGAGGCACCCTCGTTGTTTCTGACTCGGTCTATAAAGTTTGACCAGGTCCTGACAGAGGAGAACATTGTGAATAATATTCCTACCAGAAACGAATGCACCCTGATTCGAGCTGATCACTGAGGGAAGAACCTTGCCAAGTTGAGAGCAAATAAGCTTGGTAATGCATTTGTAGATAATAGTGCAACAAGCTATAGGTCTATAATCCTTGACTGACTTTGGAACATTCACCTTGGGAATGAGAGTAACAGCAGTTATGTTGATTTCTCTGAGCAGTTTCCTAGAACGGAAAGCGTCCTGAATTGCCCATGATATCTCATCTCCTATGATATCCCAAGAGTGTTGGAAAAAAGcactattataaccatccagtCCGGGTGCCTTGTTTTTGTTGATCGAGAAAACAGCTTTCTTGATATCTTCCTGTGAAAAGATACAGTCAAGAAGCAAATGTTGGTTACTTTCCAGACAACGGCCCTGCTTGATAATATGATCATAAACACCACATCTGCTCTCCATTGTGGTACCTAGTAAGTgagtataaaaatcaataaaggaGTTAGTGATAAGATTAGGTGTATCAACCCATTTGCCATCCATATCATGCAAAGCTAAGATAAGGTTGTTCTTTTTTCTCCCCTTGATGTAATTGTGAAATAATCTGGTGTTTTCATCACCCTCTCTTAGCCAATGTAGCTTTGCTTTCTGCATTAGAATCATCTGATAATCACGTTTAGTGTTCTGGAAATTAACTGCTGCTATCTTCTCCTCATGTGCCAGATTGGGGTCACTTGGGTTTTGATGCAAAGCTTCTTGTGCTTGAAGTAGGGAGGTTTTAGCATCCTTAAAAGCTATGGCGAGAGAGGACTCAGTTCTTCCATCTATTGCTTTGAGCAGGGGCTTCAACTTTTTCAATTTCTGAATGACTTTAAACATTCTAGTGCCCTCACAATTAAGATTCCAGGCGTACTTGACTGTCTGTGTGAAAAGATCATGATTCACCCaatgattataaaatttgaaaggCTTATGGCCATGGTGCACTTTCACTGTGGTGATCACCATAGGGCTATGGTCAAAATCCCCTTCTGGGCAGAAGTGAACGATAGCCTCTTGGAATGTGGTCTCCCAAAGTTGATTGCTTAAGAATCTATCAATCTTCGATAAGATTCTGTTGCACCCATCCTGCTTGTTATTCCAAGTATAAAATCTCCCTATACTCTTGACATCATGAAGTCTGCATTGATGCATACAATTAGCCATCGGACGAATGTCTTTTTCTCGCACAATTGAGCCAGTTCTATCATCATAATGCATGATAGCATTGAAATCTCCACCTACACACCATGGTTTGGAGTGGGCAGCAGCTGTATCTGAAAGAAAGTTCCATAGGCAATTTCTTTTTTGGTCATTATTTTGGCCATACACAAAAGTACATAGAAATTTCATTCTAGTAGCATTAACCAAAATTTCAGTGTGAATAAATTGATCTGTCATAACTAAAACATCAATAGTGAAAACATGAGGGTTCCAAGCGACAATGattctaccattataatgaTGAGCATGATTAGAAATTAAATTCCAGTCGGGACATAAGCTAAGGTAAATATTACCAAGGTTGGCTCTCTTTACCCTAGTCTCAAGAAGGCTAAATAATTGGATTTTGTGGTAGGAGATAAAGTCTTTGACCTTCCTCCTTTTTTCCAAGTCATTTAGCCCTCTTACATTCCAAATAGTGAACTTATCCATGCCCAATTGGGGGGTTATCCAATTCCCCATGAGCATGCGTAGCACTTACCTCGAATGGCATGGTATTGCCATCCTTTGTTTCTGGCTCCCCTGTATTTTCCCCTGTCAATATGTCAAATTTGTTGGTCACAGACAATTTATCCTCAGCCGCAGGACAGGTCGGTTTCTGTGGTGATGAGGCTTTTCGCTTTATAGCAGTAAATCCCTCATCCTCTTGTTGTTTGTCATTCTGTTGCTGCGTGGCCTGCTGAATCTGTTGCTGTGTTTGTATCAAAGGCTGGGTTTGTTTGACTTTTGGAACCCAACGTTTAACAGTGGCTGTTGCCCCTCTCTTACAATTTTTCCCTTCATGCCCAAACCTTTTGCACAAGGTACAAAGAACAGGCTTCCAATCATATTGCACTACCTGATTAATAGtgcatcctttttcattaatgAAGGTAATAGTGTCAGGCAAGGGGGCATCCAAGTCAGTTTCAATTAGAATGCGGGCAAACTGCAACTTGTCCTTGTTGAGTGTGGAGTTATCAGGTTTGATAAATTTTCCAACTCCACTACATATTTTAGTCAATGCTTTTACACCCCAGTATTTCAGGTCTAGACCAGGTAATTTGATCCACATGGGTATAGTTTTAACCTCATCCTTCATAACATCTATATCAGGAGACCATGGTTTCATGATCAAGGGTtttgaatcaaagaaaatatgATCACCATTTGCTACCTTAAGCATGTTATCTTTAGTATGAAATCTGGCTAAGTAAACCCCTTTCCCGATTCCAACCAGCTTGTCAAAGTCTTGGTGTTTCCACATTCTATGAGAAAATCCTTCCATAACTTTGAGCGGGGGGTTCGCACCCAACACATAACAGATCATGGCGGACTGCCAATAGCAAATTTCATCAACTATATCATCAAAATCTATAGTGGGAGTGGTACCTGATTCTGACGTTCTGAAGTTCTGTTCTGTAGGGGGGTCTGTTCTGAAGTTCTGTTCTGTAGGGGGGTCTGTTCTGAAGTTCTGTTCTGTAGGGAGCTCTGTTCTGAAATTCTGTTCTGTAGAGCCTTCACCTGATTCCAGCCCTGCAGCTTTCAAAGTATCAATCCAGCTCTTCATCTTGGACCTGGTTGATGATGGTGCTTCAATGGTTGCCTTGTCTGCAATTTCTGCAAGTTTCCCCATCGACTCCGTAATCGATATTCCGTTTGATTGTGTGGCCTTCTTTGCACTCGCCTGTCCTTCCTCTCGTTCCTGAGCTTTGAGATTCAGCAGGTTCTGGGCAGTTCCATCATCATCACTGTCATCCACGCACATGGATGTCTGGGAGGATCGAATGCAGTTCACCTCTTCGACGATGGCTGCCGGTGATTGTAGCTTTCCTACCATTTTCCGAGGTCGCCCCCTTCGTCCCATGGGGTTGAAATCACCGGGATTGATGAGACCACCAAGGGATTGCTGGTTGAGGCTCCGCCGTCAATCGCTACTTGAACCCTAAATTCGTCAATCGCTgcttttattatagttattattattgtttattattattgttattattgttgttgttgttatttttattgttattgatattttttttattgttattaatattattattattattattattattatttttattttattattattattattattattattattattattattattattattattattattatgattattattatcattattattattattattattattattattattattattattattattattattattattactttaattattattattattattattattattattattattattattattattattattattattattattattaatactataattattaatactattattattattattattattattattattattattattattattattattattattattattattattattatgattattattattattattattattattattattattattattattattattattattattattattattattattattattattattaatattattattattatcattattattattattattattatttattattattattattattattattattattattattattattattattattattattattctcattattattattattaatattattattattattattattattattattattattattattattattattattattattattattattattattattattattattattattgttatttcattattattgcttttattatagttattattattgtttattaatattgttattattgttgttgttgttatttttattgttattgatattttttttattgttattaagattattattattattattattatttttattttattattattattattattattattattattattattattattattattattatgattattattatcattattattattattattattattattattattattattattattattattattattattattattattactctaattattattattattattattattattattattattattattattattattattattattattattattattattattattattattattattattattattattaatactataattattaatactattattattattattattattattattattattattattattattataataataataataataataataataataattattattattattattattattattattattattattattattattattcttattattattattattatcattattaatattattattattatcaatattataattattattatttattattattattattattattattattattattattattattatgattattattattattattattattattattattattattatcattattattattattattattattgttatttcattattattgcttttattatagttattattattgtttattattattgttattattgttgttgttgttatttttattgttattgatattttttttattgttattaatattattattattatttttattttattattattattattattattattattattattattattattattattattattattattattattatgatcattattattattatgattattattattattattattattattattattattattattattattattattattattattattattattattattattattactctaattattattattattattattattattattattattattattattattaatactataattattaatactattattattattattattattattattattattattattattattattattattattattattattattattattattaatattgttattattattattattattattattattattattattattattattattattatgattattattattattattattattattattattattattattattattattattattattattattattattattatcattattaatattattattattatcattattattattattattattatttattattattattattattattattattattattattattattattattattattattattattattattattattattattattattattctcattattattattattaatattattattattattattaatattattattattattattattattattattattattattattattattattattattattattattataatgattattattattattattattattattattattattattattgttattattattgtttatcattatttttattattatttttattgatattgttattgttattgttattattattgttattattattgttattgttactgttgttattgttattattattattattattattattattattattattattattattattattattattattattattattattattattattattattattatgtttattattattattattattattattattattattattgttgttgttgttgttgttgttgttgttgttgttgttgttttgattgtgattgttattgttgttgttcttgttaatattattattattattattattattattattattattattattattattattattattattaatactataattattaatactattattattattattattattattattattattatttattattactattattattattattattattattattattatgattattattattattattattattattattatcatcattattaatattattattcttatcattattattattattattattttttattattattattattattattattattattattattattattattattattattattattgttgttattgttgttgttgttgttgttcttgttcttgttaatattattattattattattattattattattattattattattattatttttattattattattattattattattattattattattattattattattattattattattattattattattattattattaatattattattattattattattattgttattattattattattattattattattattattattattattattattattattattattattattattattattattattattattattattattgttattattattgttattattattgttattatgattgttatttattattgttattgttattgttattattattgttattgttgttattgatatttatattattataattttattattattattatgattgttattgttattaatattattattaatattattattattattattattattattattattattattattgtcattattattaatattattattattattattattatcattattattattactattatttttattattattattattattattattattattattattattattattattattattattattattattattgtttattattattgttattattatttttattaatattgttattgttattattattattattgttattattattgttattgttattgttgttattgttattattattattattattattattattattattattattattattattattagattgttattattattattattattattattattattattattattattattacaaaagttataattattattattatttttattattattattattattattattattattattattattaatattattattattattatcatagttattattattattattattattattattattattattattattattattattattattattattattattaatattattattattattattatcattattaatataataataataataataataataataataataattattattattattattattattattattattattattattattgtttttaatattgttcttattattgttattatgtttgttattattattgttattgttgttatagttatttattattattattattattattattattattattattattattattattattattattattattattactataattataataataataataataataataataataataattataataataataattattattattattattattattattattattattattattattactattattattattattatttattattattattattatgtgtattattattattattattattattattattattattattattattgttattattgttattattattattattattattattattactattattattattattattattattattactattattactacaataattattactatttttattataataataataataataataataataataataataataataataattattattattattattattattattattattattattattaatattattattattattattattattattattattattattattattattattaatactgtaattattaatactattttattattattattattattattattattattattattattattattattattattattattattattattattattattattattattattactataattattaatactattattattattattgttattattattattattattattattatttattattactattattattattattattattattattattatgattattattattattattattattattattattattattattattattattattatcattattaatattattattattatcattattattattattattatttattattattattattattattattattattattattatttttattattattattattattattattgttattattattattattattattattattattattattattattattattattattaatattattattattattattattattgttattattattattattattattattattattattattattattattattattattattattattattattgtaattattattgttattattattgttattatgattgttatttattattgttattgttattgttattattattgttattgttgttattgatatttatattattataattttattattattattatgattgttattgttattattattattattaatattattattattattattattattattattattattattattattattattattattattattattattattattgttattattattaatattattattattattattattattattattattattattattattattattattattattattattattattattatcattattattatcattattattattattattattttttttattattattattattattattattattattattattattattattattattattattattattattattattattattattgtttattattattgttattattatttttattaatattgttattgttattattattattattgttattattattgttattgttattgttgttattgttattattattattattattattattattattattattattagattgttattattattattattattattattattattattattacaaaaattattattattattattatttttattattattattattattattattattaatattattattattattattatcatagttattattattattattattattattattattattattattattattaatattattattattattattatcattattaatataattattattattattgttattattattattattattattattattattattattattattattattattattgtttttattattgttattattattgttattgttattgttattgttattgttgttatagttatttattattattattattattattattattattattattattattgttattattattaatattattattattattactattattattattattattattattattattattattattattattattattattattattatcattattattatcattattattattattatttttattattattattattattattattattattattattattattattattattattattattgtttattattattgttattattatttttattaatattgttattgttattattattattattgttattattattgttattgttattgttgttattgttattattattattattattattattattattattattattattattagattgttattattattattattattattattattattattacaaaaattattattattattattatttttattattgttattattattattattattaatattattattattattattatcatagttattattattattattattattattattattattattattattattattaatattattattattattattatcattattaatataattattattattattgttattattattattattattattattattattattattattattattattattattattattattattattgtttttattattgttattattattgttattgttattgttattgttattgttgttatagttatttattattattattattattattattattattattattattattattattattattattattactataattataataataataataataataataataataataataataattattattattattattattattattattattattattattattattattattataattattattactattattatttttttttttgagaaataagattttatttcatcaagaatccaaccatatacaagaatatggaaacaaatgatgcaaatccatcatgagcataaactatggccaccttctaggaagggttccaaagattttattactattattattattattattattattattattattattattattattattattattattaatactataattattaatactattattattattattattattattattattattctttattattattattattatttttattattattattattattattattattattattattattattattattattattgttattgttgttgttgttgttgttgttgtttttgttgttgttgttgtagttgttgttgttgttgtgattgtgattgttattgttgttattcttgttaatattattattattattattattattattattattattattattattattattattattattattgttattattattattattattattattattattattattattattattattattattattattattattattattattattattattattaatattattattattattattattattgttattgttattattattattattattattattattattattattattattattattattattattattattattattattattgttattattattgttattatgattgttatttattattgttattgttattgttattattattgttattgttgttattgatatttatattattataattttattattattattatgattgttattgttattattataattattaatattattattattattattattattattattattattattattattattattattattgttattattattattattattattgttattattattaatattattattattattattattattattattattattattattattattattattattattattatgattattattatcattattattattattattatttttattattattattattattattattattattattattattattattattattattattattattattattattattattattattattattatttttattaatattgttattgttattattattattattgttattatttttattattgttattgttgttattgttattattattattattattattattattattattattagattgttattattattattattattattattattattattattattattattattattattattatttcaaaaattattattattattattatttttattattattattattattattattattattattattattattattattattattattattattataattaatattattattattattattattattattattattattattatgattattattattattattatgattattattattattattattattaatataattattattatcattattaatattattattattattattattattattattattattattattattattattattattattattgttgttgtttttattattgttcttattattgttattatgtttgttattattattgttattgttattgttattgttattgttattgttattgttgttatagttatttattattattattattattattattattgttattattattattactctaattattattattattattattattattattattattattattattattattattattattattattattattattattattattattaatattaatattattattattattattattattattattaatactataattattaatactattattattattattatttttattattatttattattattattattattattattattattattattattatgattattattattattattattattattattattattattatcattattaatattattattattatcattattattattattattattattatttattattattattattattattattattattattattattaatattattattattattattattattattattattattattgttgttgttgttgttgttgttgttgttgttgttgttgtcgtagttgttgttgttgttgtgattgtgattgttattgttgttgttcttgttaatattattattattattattattattattattattattattattattattattattattattattattattattattattattgttattattattgttatttattattgttattgttattgttattattattgttattgttgttattgatatttatattattataattttattattattattatgattgttattgttattattattattattaatattattattattattattattattattattattattattattattattattattattgttattattattaatattattattattattattattattattattattattattattattattattattattattattattattattattattattattattattattattattattattatgat
This genomic interval carries:
- the LOC130823491 gene encoding uncharacterized protein LOC130823491, producing MEGFSHRMWKHQDFDKLVGIGKGVYLARFHTKDNMLKVANGDHIFFDSKPLIMKPWSPDIDVMKDEVKTIPMWIKLPGLDLKYWGVKALTKICSGVGKFIKPDNSTLNKDKLQFARILIETDLDAPLPDTITFINEKGCTINQVVQYDWKPVLCTLCKRFGHEGKNCKRGATATVKRWVPKVKQTQPLIQTQQQIQQATQQQNDKQQEDEGFTAIKRKASSPQKPTCPAAEDKLSVTNKFDILTGENTGEPETKDGNTMPFEIQLLPTPNHGV